The candidate division WOR-3 bacterium nucleotide sequence TCCTCCTCTTCAATCCGAATGAGAAGAAACTGATCATATTCTCTCCTATCCGTTCCGCCTCTCCGGAGATCGTGATTTTGCATAAAAATCGACCGAATCCTGTGGAAAATTACACCGAGTTCGAATTCACCCTTAACGAGCCTATGTATCTTACCTTCACGATCTATAATCTCATCGGGAAACCGGTGAAGGTTCTCGCTCACGGATTTTATAACAAAGGGACATACACCATCCCCTGGAATGCTGATGATGAAAAAGGATTACCGGTACCTAACGGTGTTTATTTCTATCGGCTGGAAACCAAAAAGGGTGTGTTGATAAAACAATTGATCGTTCTCAAATAAAAATTTTTGTCTGACATAACTCACCTGTTAAGCCCGGCATTCACCGCTATAAGGCGGTTGATACTTCATTACCAGATTTTAGAGAAAAAAGCCGGAGTAGTGGTTGGAGTATCCGGAGGTACTGATAGTCTTGTCCTTTTGTTCCTTTTAAACGAATACAACAAAAGGTTTAATCAAAACTGGGACATCAAACCCTGTCATATCTATCCTGATTTTCCGAATTGGAATACAAGCTATATTGAGGAATATTGCGAGAAATTAAATTTACCATGCAAAATTATAAAAGTAAAAATTGAGGAGCGTTTGCAGTCGTTAGAAAAGAAATGCTTCTTTTGCGCCCGAGAACGCCGCCATCGTCTCCTGGAATACGCAGACTCTTTAAATATCTTCAGGGTTGCTCTCGCCCACCACCTTGAGGACGTTGTGGAAACTTTGCTTTTAAATCTTATCTATAATGGCGAGATATCAACATTTCTACCCGCCCAATCAGTAATTCAGGGGCGTTTTTTGTTCATAAGGCCGCTTTATTATCTCAAAAAAGAATATCTCATCAAAATTGCCCAGTCCCTAAAAATTCCCGAAAATATTAACAAATGTCCATATTATCAATTTTCCAAACGAGAAAAAGTCCGACACTTTTTGATGGAATTGACAAAAGAATACCCGGATGTTTACAGCAGTATTTTTAATGGGATTTTTAACATTAAAAAGGCTTATCTTCCGTATTACAAATAAATTCCTCTTAAACCATTAGTGTACTAATTTTCTGACCCCTAAATTCAAACGATGAAAAAATTTTACCCTGATCAAAATATAGCAGTAGCTTGTCGATGGTTTGCGGGATGTTGTAAAGAAGGTTAAAGGACGAGCATGGATTAAACAAAAATACCCAACAATCACTTCAGTATTTCATCTAATTTTCTTTCCAGTTCTTTAATTTTTTTGTGGAGTTTTTCCTGCTCTTTCATTACAAACTGTAAAGCATCCGCAATCGGGTCAGGTAATTTGCCGTGTTCCAGTTTCTGAATCTCTTCAGCTGTAAAACCTAAACCGATTCTCCCCGGCACGCCGATGACCGTGGCATTATCGGGCACATCTTTAACCACCACTGAACCCGCGGCAATCCGCACATTATTCCCAATCCGGATTGGTCCTAGCACAATTGCCCCGGCGCCAATTATTACATTATTGCCGATTGTCGGATGGCGTTTTTTCTTTTCCAGACTCGTACCACCTAAGGTGACACCCTGGTATATTAATACATCATCGCCAATCTCAGTAGTTTCACCAATTACAATACCTGCACCGTGGTCAATGAAAAATCTCCTTCCAATCTTAGCACCCGGATGGATTTCGATACCTGTCAAAAATCTATTCATGTGGGATAGAATGCGAGCAAGAAATTTGAAATTGTGACACCATAAGAAATGCGTCACCCGGTGCAGCCAGATCGCATGCAATCCAGGATAACAGAACAAAACTTCAAAAAAATTTCTTGCTGCCGGATCGCGTGCGAATACTGTCTCGATATCCTCTTTGATTCGCTTAAACATATTTAAATATAGCGATTTTGTATACTATGTCAAGTTGGAATTAATCCATTTACATCACGATTTTTAATGCCAGCTCACTCCCTCTTCTAAACAGACACATTTCAACTGGCTATGAAGATTTTATACATTCTGCTGGAGTTATAAATATTTGCACTCCCTAAACTCCTAAGCTAATATCATCTCTCCAACCTTATTTCTCTCAACTATAAAAATTTAATAAGCTAACCAAATGAAATAAATGAAACGAATTTTCTCTGGACAAGAAAAAATTCTACCGACTAATCCGGTTAACCAACTTAACCCCCACTAATCTGTGTTTCGTTGCTGCCGGCGGAAATCCAGTTTTAAATCCGAGTCCTGGTCTCTGTTGATCGCCGGGAAAAAATCCATATGGACAATTAAATTTTTATAGACAAGTGCGGCACCCTTGCCATGCTCACTCTCTAATGAGAACAAATCGCCTAAACCCGGATTGCTTTTCGAAACCAATCGTACCGCGCTAATCAAATCGATAAATCTTTCTATCTTTTCTTTTGTGATTCTACTCTTTGCATTACCAATTGCATCCATGGCATAGGATTTTATTAATTTTTTCCAAAGTTTATGCAACAAATCATTAGAGGCAAAAAGATCTAAACAGATGATTTTATCCCCGGTGGTCACAACCACCCCGATTGTGGAGTCTGATAACTTCGGTATCTTTTCAAAACCTTCTACATAATCTTCTATTGTCTGCTGAACTTTTTTATCTTCGTAATTTGCCCTGACAGTCCCAGTTCCAGAAACAACACCAAGTCGGTCCTGGGTCCGAGCAATTTCTGCCCAAACCTCTCCCTGGCTCTCACTCAACTTTGCCCGCTGCCTCACAATATTTGGAACCACCAGCCCACTGCTTTTAAATTCTTTTGATACTTCAACCCACCGGCCGTGTTCCACACAATAAACCTCTATTTTTATCCAACCGCTATTTGGCGGCAAAAGAATATCTTCTTTTATCATTCTATCTTGTTTCGCACCCGTAATCATCTCACCCGTTAAAATAAATACTGGCTCATCACCGTAATTCTTTATCTCTACCTGATTTACATTTCCCAAACCGATTTCCCTTATCTTAATCCACCCTTTATCCGTCGCCTCATCAAGGGTAACAAAACCTTTCGTTCCTGTTATCATTGTCATCTCCAGCGGATAAATTTTAAGATTTTTGTATTCTATTGGCTTTCCGATCTTAAGCCGATCAAGATAATCTTTCATCGCCGAGTCCGATTTTTGGGCAAAAAGCATTATCATTGGTATGATTGAAATCAAAATTAGTATTTTCATTTTAGCCTCCTTTTATTAATTAATACAACTTCCTAATGGAAATATTCCCACAAACTACAACAGCAACTCTTGACACTGCAATAATAATTTTTATAATTCCTTGTAAGGAGGAACGATGAAAATGTGTTGGATATTTTTCTTTGTTCTCATAAATCTCATTTATGCCCAGTATATCACTCCTAAACAGGGTTGGTTTAATTTTGTAACCCCGTTTCCGGATACAGTTAATAACATAACCCACATAGGAAGATTTATCCTCCAGCCCCCAGCCGGTGTCCACGGCCGGGTCATTGCCCAGCCTGATGGCCATCTATATTTCGCCAATGGTGTCCGTGCAAAATTTTTCGGAACGAATTTTTGCTTTTCCGCCACCTATCCTACCCCATCGGTGAGCAATCAAATTGCCTCTCATATTGCCAAGCAGGGTTTCAATATGATCCGTTTCCATCACATTGATGGTGCCCTGACGAGCGCACCCGGTTCTAATACTACCCGAAGGCTTAATCATGAAGTTTTGGATAGGTTTGATTATCTGTTTTATCAGTTGAAACAAAAAGGGATATATTCAGCCATTGATCTTTACAGTATCCGCTATTTTAAATCTGGTGATGGTATCCCCTATTACGATAGTGTAAACCGTTCCCTGGATGTTGTAAAAAGGATATATATGTTTTATGAACCGGCCTATGCATTATTTCGTGATTATCCCGATAGCCTGCTCAATCATATAAATCCTTATACTGGCATCGCTTACAAAAATGAACCTGCCTTAGTTTTTATCAATCCAATGAATGAAGGAACTCTCATTGACCATTATTTCTGGGATAACTGGGATAACCCACAATCAAGTTATTATCTCCCAAGATTTTATAAAACTGATCTCCAGAACCAGTGGAATGACTGGTTATATAATAGATACCACTGGGATTCCACCCTAATTCGCGTCTGGTCAGGCGGTGATACAGCCACGGGTCCTAATAAGATAATCAATGGTGAATTTTCTGATACCCTAAATGGTGTTCCACGATATTGGTGGTTAAATCAATTCAGTGGAAATTCCTACTGGGGTGTGCAGAATGCCGGTTTAAGCCAGGAGCCAGCCGTTTTTGTCCATGTTTATTCGCCTGGGCAGTATTCCTGGCATATCCAGTTGCTGCAATCGGGATTCACCATCACTCTTGATTCCACTTATCGTCTCAGTTTTAAGGCGAAGTCGAGCAGGAATCGGAGTATGGATGTTGTTATCCAAAGGAATAGAACACCCTGGACCGTCTATTATTCAACAACAGTGAATCTCACAACCTCTGGCCAAAATTACATTTTGCCATTTTATTCAGGAACCTCTGATACAGTCCAGCTAACTTTTAATCTCGGACTGGATACCGGACGGGTCTGGATTGATGACGTGCAGTTGCGGAAGGCACCATTTAGCATAATATTAGATCCGGGCGAAAGTCTGGCAACCCGAAACATAAGACTGGTGCGCTGGAGTAATCGGTATGATTATTCGCCTTACCGTTATTTTGATCAGATAAGATTCTTTTATGAAAAAGAGAGCAAATTTTATCAAAGGATATCTGCCCTGCTAAATGATACCCTCCATGTCCAAGCGTTGATTACCTCATCATACTTCTGGGCGAACCAGCTCCATCAGTACACCTGGGCGAATATCGTCCCAGTTTTGGATGCCCATCCCTATTTTGACCATCCCACATTTCCCAACCAACCTTGGGATACCCTTGATTTCCGGATAACAAATTCATACTTTGGCGAAGGTAGTAATGGAG carries:
- a CDS encoding carbohydrate binding domain-containing protein; translated protein: MKMCWIFFFVLINLIYAQYITPKQGWFNFVTPFPDTVNNITHIGRFILQPPAGVHGRVIAQPDGHLYFANGVRAKFFGTNFCFSATYPTPSVSNQIASHIAKQGFNMIRFHHIDGALTSAPGSNTTRRLNHEVLDRFDYLFYQLKQKGIYSAIDLYSIRYFKSGDGIPYYDSVNRSLDVVKRIYMFYEPAYALFRDYPDSLLNHINPYTGIAYKNEPALVFINPMNEGTLIDHYFWDNWDNPQSSYYLPRFYKTDLQNQWNDWLYNRYHWDSTLIRVWSGGDTATGPNKIINGEFSDTLNGVPRYWWLNQFSGNSYWGVQNAGLSQEPAVFVHVYSPGQYSWHIQLLQSGFTITLDSTYRLSFKAKSSRNRSMDVVIQRNRTPWTVYYSTTVNLTTSGQNYILPFYSGTSDTVQLTFNLGLDTGRVWIDDVQLRKAPFSIILDPGESLATRNIRLVRWSNRYDYSPYRYFDQIRFFYEKESKFYQRISALLNDTLHVQALITSSYFWANQLHQYTWANIVPVLDAHPYFDHPTFPNQPWDTLDFRITNSYFGEGSNGEWFFTYMNQCAALQKPMIITEWQHPAPCESRYVTLLPFASYAALRDYDAIINFAFAHSEGGFSNNRIRPFFDAAGQPIHFVLLRMAALAFLRDIHPEDLERTPWTSFNLEQIIRDIYAGNYWSRSIPSSPRDRIFNQFHWNSQKAIFKVNSKGTKIFAGRTAGDTVVLGGIKVIGNSDGVIGFTRIDSTLHQQTFLVSALARAENTNMIWVEQTKTQGMLNWGITPCQVESVSYYTQWHADSLLISKLNPAGNIISSTKLIGTNHTTNWMLRTGIDSVPWFCVIAYNFSDTIIGILEKKEIKPPIIQIAVIQKNLILKDVPAGTEIRLYSVIGRLNYYQKLILPHKQLVIRNLPCGVYFYRLKNEDFEQKGKILIIK
- a CDS encoding ATP-binding protein — protein: MSDITHLLSPAFTAIRRLILHYQILEKKAGVVVGVSGGTDSLVLLFLLNEYNKRFNQNWDIKPCHIYPDFPNWNTSYIEEYCEKLNLPCKIIKVKIEERLQSLEKKCFFCARERRHRLLEYADSLNIFRVALAHHLEDVVETLLLNLIYNGEISTFLPAQSVIQGRFLFIRPLYYLKKEYLIKIAQSLKIPENINKCPYYQFSKREKVRHFLMELTKEYPDVYSSIFNGIFNIKKAYLPYYK
- a CDS encoding DUF6569 family protein is translated as MKILILISIIPMIMLFAQKSDSAMKDYLDRLKIGKPIEYKNLKIYPLEMTMITGTKGFVTLDEATDKGWIKIREIGLGNVNQVEIKNYGDEPVFILTGEMITGAKQDRMIKEDILLPPNSGWIKIEVYCVEHGRWVEVSKEFKSSGLVVPNIVRQRAKLSESQGEVWAEIARTQDRLGVVSGTGTVRANYEDKKVQQTIEDYVEGFEKIPKLSDSTIGVVVTTGDKIICLDLFASNDLLHKLWKKLIKSYAMDAIGNAKSRITKEKIERFIDLISAVRLVSKSNPGLGDLFSLESEHGKGAALVYKNLIVHMDFFPAINRDQDSDLKLDFRRQQRNTD
- the cysE gene encoding serine O-acetyltransferase, which encodes MFKRIKEDIETVFARDPAARNFFEVLFCYPGLHAIWLHRVTHFLWCHNFKFLARILSHMNRFLTGIEIHPGAKIGRRFFIDHGAGIVIGETTEIGDDVLIYQGVTLGGTSLEKKKRHPTIGNNVIIGAGAIVLGPIRIGNNVRIAAGSVVVKDVPDNATVIGVPGRIGLGFTAEEIQKLEHGKLPDPIADALQFVMKEQEKLHKKIKELERKLDEILK